The following proteins are encoded in a genomic region of Paenibacillus sp. FSL H3-0469:
- a CDS encoding beta-ketoacyl synthase N-terminal-like domain-containing protein has protein sequence MKNTVFVTGVGMVGPCGNSAGAFWEGLLSGRNYMTPLQLEHTTGAAPPFAGQVSGMEPERVISKRLLKKCSRFSVMSILAAKDAMDDAHWELDQMSRERIGIFVGNNSGGWESARNGLRVLHTEGAPFIDPNLASNWFPAAAQGHMSLAFGIKGYSKTVIADRSSGLLAIAYAARAIRSGIIDAAIVGGAETPLDPWALSFYNTEGLLNLKADRPQTAYQPFVESRSGMTLAEGAAFLCLESERSLQKREASRRVRASIQGFGFTNDGQAAAPPEESVAQCARAIRLAVGHSETQPERIGYLSLDGAASAREDGIECSAIQEVFGSSAADKWAGCPKTVFGNTIGAAGAFDVALSVLAMNHGELPGLPYLAEAVQDNGLNFVPGISSRTAVESSLIISRGRGGVSSALVVNKEEL, from the coding sequence ATGAAGAATACAGTATTCGTAACCGGAGTAGGAATGGTGGGGCCGTGCGGGAATAGTGCCGGGGCCTTCTGGGAGGGACTCCTGAGCGGCCGCAATTATATGACTCCGCTCCAGCTTGAGCATACAACCGGAGCGGCCCCTCCCTTCGCGGGACAAGTCAGCGGGATGGAGCCGGAGCGGGTCATCTCGAAACGTCTGCTCAAGAAATGCTCCCGCTTCTCTGTGATGTCGATCCTGGCTGCGAAGGATGCCATGGATGATGCGCACTGGGAGCTGGATCAGATGAGCCGCGAGCGGATCGGCATCTTCGTCGGCAACAATTCCGGGGGCTGGGAGAGTGCCAGAAATGGCCTGCGTGTCCTGCACACCGAGGGGGCGCCCTTCATTGATCCGAATCTGGCGAGCAACTGGTTCCCGGCGGCGGCACAAGGGCACATGTCCCTCGCCTTCGGCATCAAAGGCTACAGCAAGACTGTGATCGCCGACCGGAGCAGCGGTCTGCTCGCCATTGCCTATGCGGCCAGAGCCATCCGCAGCGGGATCATCGATGCGGCCATCGTGGGCGGAGCCGAGACGCCGCTTGATCCGTGGGCGTTGTCCTTCTATAACACGGAGGGGCTGCTGAATCTGAAGGCGGATCGCCCGCAGACGGCATACCAGCCATTTGTGGAGTCGCGGAGCGGGATGACCCTGGCTGAAGGAGCCGCGTTCCTCTGCCTTGAATCGGAGCGCAGCCTTCAGAAGCGCGAGGCCTCCCGCCGGGTGAGGGCAAGCATCCAGGGCTTCGGTTTTACCAACGACGGTCAGGCCGCAGCCCCGCCTGAGGAGAGTGTAGCGCAGTGTGCCAGGGCGATCCGGCTGGCGGTCGGGCATTCGGAGACGCAGCCGGAGAGAATCGGCTATCTGTCGCTGGACGGGGCGGCCTCTGCCCGGGAAGACGGAATTGAATGCTCGGCCATTCAGGAGGTGTTCGGCAGCAGCGCAGCAGATAAGTGGGCGGGCTGCCCTAAGACCGTCTTCGGCAACACGATTGGAGCGGCAGGGGCGTTCGATGTCGCACTGAGCGTGCTGGCCATGAATCACGGGGAGCTGCCCGGTCTTCCGTATCTGGCGGAAGCGGTGCAGGACAATGGCTTGAACTTCGTTCCGGGGATCAGCAGCCGGACCGCTGTGGAGTCTTCGCTGATTATATCCAGAGGAAGGGGTGGTGTCTCTTCGGCACTGGTTGTGAACAAGGAAGAGCTCTGA
- a CDS encoding TIGR04076 family protein: MNYEFELKVTGVKGHCRAGHKEGDVMKVSPLNAGNLCGTAFHAVFPMLLALNMDAKLPWDPEGNIVHSACPDMRNQMTMEIRRIPVEPSEDSPYAGRMLQSK, translated from the coding sequence ATGAATTATGAATTTGAACTTAAGGTGACAGGCGTTAAAGGGCATTGCCGGGCAGGGCATAAGGAAGGGGATGTCATGAAGGTCTCCCCGCTGAACGCTGGCAATCTGTGCGGAACGGCATTTCATGCGGTCTTCCCGATGCTGCTGGCGCTGAACATGGATGCGAAGCTGCCGTGGGACCCGGAAGGCAATATTGTACACTCGGCTTGCCCGGATATGCGCAACCAGATGACCATGGAGATCCGCCGTATTCCGGTGGAGCCATCGGAAGATTCCCCATATGCGGGCCGGATGCTGCAATCCAAATGA
- a CDS encoding carboxymuconolactone decarboxylase family protein yields MSEMLMRVNPQVGNAFESMCKSIEDTGTLDPKVRELIRLACVVTDRSAYGIRLHAMKAYELGASAEEVTETVMNCLPVAGIEAVSSGLAAALSAVEAKRGVHHVG; encoded by the coding sequence ATGAGCGAGATGTTGATGAGAGTTAATCCGCAGGTGGGGAACGCTTTTGAGAGCATGTGCAAGTCGATTGAGGACACGGGGACACTTGACCCCAAGGTGCGGGAATTGATCCGGCTGGCTTGCGTGGTTACAGACCGTTCTGCCTATGGCATCCGGCTGCATGCAATGAAGGCTTATGAGCTAGGGGCGAGCGCGGAGGAAGTGACGGAGACGGTGATGAATTGTCTGCCTGTGGCAGGTATTGAGGCGGTCTCTTCCGGTCTGGCTGCGGCCTTGTCGGCAGTGGAAGCTAAGCGGGGTGTTCATCATGTCGGTTAA
- the acpS gene encoding holo-ACP synthase, whose protein sequence is MIRGIGMDLVSISFVEQMLAKCGELFIQQYYSLEERELFACKKRHAEQFLAGRFAAKEALLKAIGTGMNCELDWNELEFLSLPSGQPYLVRSRRLESYIQQQESIHVSISHHGDYAAAFIIIESSQ, encoded by the coding sequence ATGATCAGAGGAATCGGCATGGATCTGGTCAGCATCAGCTTCGTGGAGCAGATGCTGGCCAAGTGCGGTGAACTCTTCATCCAGCAGTACTATTCATTGGAAGAAAGGGAACTGTTCGCCTGTAAAAAAAGACATGCGGAACAGTTCCTGGCCGGCAGATTCGCCGCTAAAGAAGCGCTGCTGAAGGCCATCGGCACCGGAATGAACTGTGAGCTGGACTGGAATGAGCTGGAGTTCCTGAGCCTTCCCAGCGGCCAGCCCTATCTGGTCCGCAGCCGAAGACTGGAGTCTTATATACAGCAGCAGGAGAGCATCCACGTAAGCATTAGTCATCACGGTGATTATGCTGCTGCATTCATCATTATTGAGAGCAGTCAATGA
- a CDS encoding U32 family peptidase — protein MKLSVGTNFDDRLPILLKDSHVDVFYGKLSSDLVGGGRPTFALPTIDRARVEEHVKLLHAYGFKFNYLLNATCLDNLETTKDFHYRLRELLEWIGTLQPEYVTVSLPMLIDMVRTALPDVKISLSTFANVNTLRQAQYFEEKGVSEITLPESRNRDFAFLESLRKNTRCEYQLIATNDCMLDCPMRHNHANFQSHASQCNHVTEGFALDYYMLRCTERKLQHPEELLKSQWIRPEDMHIYEELGYHKFKLTERMKTTEKIAATAQSYSQRKYQGNLLSLLNSRMAEADFEMPNFSKNIKEEFAPSEKMRQVYRLLFSFQASIDNESLEGFLEGFRSKRCDRMDCDKCGYCAEWASRTVSMAKPGDEALKEFEQLFAALASGSFFDSAAGGMKVAWSAEGESLFDAVIGRKPEFIRDMARPEIRKKAEELAAARGSAQVVRHDVAKANVLCTPADFRMFALSDLRSLGFDTAELDLEEAAG, from the coding sequence ATGAAGCTGTCTGTCGGTACCAACTTCGATGACCGGTTGCCCATCTTGCTGAAGGATTCGCATGTGGATGTCTTCTACGGTAAGCTATCCTCTGATCTGGTGGGCGGCGGGAGACCGACCTTCGCGCTGCCAACGATTGACCGGGCGAGGGTGGAAGAGCATGTGAAGCTCCTTCATGCCTATGGCTTCAAATTCAATTATCTGCTGAATGCCACTTGTCTGGATAACCTGGAGACCACAAAGGACTTCCATTACCGCCTGCGCGAGCTGCTGGAATGGATCGGCACGCTGCAGCCGGAATATGTGACTGTATCCCTCCCGATGCTGATTGATATGGTGCGCACCGCGCTGCCCGATGTGAAGATCAGCCTGTCCACCTTCGCCAATGTGAATACGCTGCGGCAGGCACAGTATTTCGAGGAAAAGGGTGTCAGCGAGATTACTCTGCCCGAGAGCCGCAACCGCGACTTCGCCTTCCTGGAGAGCCTGCGCAAGAATACCCGCTGTGAGTATCAGCTCATTGCGACCAATGACTGTATGCTGGATTGCCCGATGCGCCACAATCATGCGAACTTCCAGAGCCATGCCTCGCAGTGCAATCATGTAACGGAGGGCTTCGCGCTGGATTATTATATGCTGCGCTGTACGGAGCGCAAGCTCCAGCATCCCGAGGAGCTGCTGAAGTCGCAGTGGATTCGCCCGGAGGATATGCATATCTATGAGGAGCTGGGCTATCACAAGTTCAAGCTGACCGAGCGGATGAAGACCACGGAGAAGATTGCGGCTACCGCGCAGTCCTATTCGCAGCGGAAGTATCAGGGGAACCTGCTGAGCCTGCTTAATTCGCGGATGGCAGAGGCTGACTTCGAAATGCCCAACTTCTCGAAGAATATCAAGGAGGAGTTCGCTCCGTCCGAGAAAATGAGACAGGTCTACCGCCTGCTGTTCAGCTTCCAGGCCAGCATCGACAACGAGAGCCTGGAAGGCTTCCTGGAGGGCTTCCGCTCGAAGCGCTGCGACCGGATGGATTGTGACAAATGCGGCTACTGTGCCGAATGGGCCAGCCGGACGGTGTCCATGGCGAAGCCCGGGGACGAGGCGCTGAAGGAATTCGAGCAGCTGTTCGCGGCGCTGGCTTCGGGAAGCTTCTTCGATTCGGCGGCCGGAGGAATGAAGGTGGCCTGGAGCGCGGAAGGCGAGAGTCTGTTCGACGCGGTCATCGGGCGCAAGCCGGAATTCATCCGTGATATGGCGAGACCTGAGATTCGCAAGAAAGCCGAGGAGCTGGCCGCAGCGCGCGGAAGCGCCCAGGTCGTAAGACATGATGTCGCCAAGGCGAACGTGCTGTGTACCCCGGCTGACTTCCGGATGTTCGCGCTCAGCGATCTGCGGTCGCTGGGCTTCGATACGGCTGAGCTGGACTTAGAGGAGGCGGCCGGATGA
- a CDS encoding amidohydrolase family protein produces MKSDLVIVDTHAHFAVKENKSLELSLAGAGTVPDYKKQKGFDDLQYLKKMVGATQDGFVDDNNLLEDYLNCMAENQIAMSWVHQLSFEDVYGYEVLSNEKIAEAVRAHPDKLRGFASVNPYKGKEALAELDYAIKTLGMQGFKLNPNDYGGFVLNDRELLYPLYERCSELGIPVSVHTGITPGSIFRMKHNYPILLDDVAVDFPDLTLIVEHMGHPWNDLCYYMVGRHDNMYVTITAVANILIHNNPKVFRMELAKMISVCGSHKILWGSDWTVTPNIAEVLNYMQKVVIPLPMKLMMGVKEIKREDVQNILGRNALRIMK; encoded by the coding sequence GTGAAGAGCGATCTTGTAATTGTAGATACTCATGCCCATTTCGCCGTCAAGGAGAACAAAAGCCTGGAGCTTAGTCTGGCCGGGGCCGGGACGGTCCCGGATTACAAGAAGCAGAAGGGCTTCGATGACTTGCAGTATCTGAAGAAGATGGTGGGGGCCACGCAGGACGGCTTCGTCGATGACAACAATCTGCTGGAGGATTACCTGAACTGTATGGCCGAGAACCAGATTGCCATGAGCTGGGTGCATCAGCTCAGCTTCGAGGATGTCTACGGCTATGAGGTGCTGTCCAATGAGAAAATCGCCGAGGCGGTCCGCGCCCACCCCGACAAGCTGCGCGGCTTCGCCAGCGTCAATCCCTACAAAGGGAAGGAGGCGCTGGCGGAGCTGGATTATGCCATTAAGACACTGGGCATGCAGGGCTTCAAGCTGAACCCCAATGATTACGGGGGCTTCGTCCTGAATGACCGGGAGCTGCTGTACCCGCTGTATGAACGGTGCAGCGAGCTGGGAATTCCGGTCAGCGTGCATACCGGGATTACGCCGGGCAGTATTTTTCGGATGAAGCATAACTACCCGATTCTGCTCGATGATGTGGCGGTGGATTTTCCCGACCTGACCTTGATTGTGGAGCATATGGGCCATCCCTGGAATGACCTCTGCTATTACATGGTCGGCCGGCACGATAATATGTATGTGACCATCACGGCGGTAGCCAATATCCTGATCCACAATAACCCGAAGGTATTCCGGATGGAGCTGGCCAAGATGATCTCGGTCTGCGGCAGCCACAAGATCCTCTGGGGCTCGGATTGGACGGTCACCCCGAACATCGCCGAGGTGCTGAATTACATGCAAAAGGTAGTGATTCCGCTGCCCATGAAGCTGATGATGGGGGTGAAGGAGATCAAGCGGGAGGATGTCCAGAACATCCTGGGGCGTAACGCACTCAGAATTATGAAGTAG
- the hemW gene encoding radical SAM family heme chaperone HemW has product MSRAKQYVELFKERDSICVSHYPVPVSQHEESEVRSLMELEQVNTKDTPVALYLHIPFCDATCSFCPFNRYLKRQDQVDRYLAAVRQEIDRYAGTPFGSSITVSSINLGGGTPSCLSSEELTGVLQYIKQAFRVEEDAMIFIEGNPRNFTADKLEALALQGLNRISVGVQTFQEELAEVLGLYHSVEDSFALVKNARNSGIENVGIDLMYNLPGQTLDQWRADILTSIEQDIDHICVISFCVVPHTQIASRIADGKIPGIGDVYREIELYTIAKEMLLEAGYEQYSVIDFAKPGKTDRHATLYFSEQAHMIGIGAAAFGIINGYMYINSGNLNEYMTRVQDGLLPVNCGEKADERELAHGAMAKGLRMLSVNRAGFVKMFGKEPEELFPETIERLVQDGLLIQDAEGIRLTEDGIIWGNNVSKQFFSAKYADYGLQHRMKLAKGRPVQSVQSVQS; this is encoded by the coding sequence ATGAGCAGAGCGAAGCAATATGTTGAATTGTTCAAGGAGAGAGATTCGATCTGTGTCTCGCATTATCCTGTGCCTGTCTCTCAGCACGAAGAATCTGAAGTAAGGTCGCTGATGGAGCTGGAGCAGGTGAATACCAAGGATACGCCGGTGGCTCTATATCTGCATATTCCCTTTTGCGATGCCACCTGCTCGTTCTGCCCGTTCAACCGTTATCTGAAGCGGCAGGATCAGGTGGACCGCTACCTGGCTGCTGTCCGGCAGGAGATTGACAGGTATGCGGGAACGCCGTTTGGCAGCAGCATTACCGTCTCCTCCATTAATCTCGGCGGCGGAACGCCCTCCTGCCTGTCCTCGGAAGAGCTGACCGGCGTCCTGCAATACATCAAGCAGGCCTTCCGCGTGGAAGAGGATGCGATGATCTTCATCGAAGGCAACCCGCGGAATTTCACGGCTGACAAGCTGGAGGCCTTGGCCTTGCAGGGCTTGAACCGGATAAGCGTGGGGGTGCAGACCTTCCAGGAAGAGCTTGCCGAAGTGCTGGGGCTGTACCACAGTGTCGAGGATTCATTCGCGTTAGTGAAGAATGCGCGTAACAGCGGCATTGAGAATGTTGGCATTGACCTGATGTACAATCTGCCGGGCCAGACGCTGGATCAATGGCGGGCGGATATTCTCACCTCCATCGAGCAGGACATTGATCATATCTGCGTGATTTCCTTCTGTGTGGTGCCGCATACGCAGATCGCCTCGCGTATAGCGGACGGGAAGATTCCGGGCATAGGGGATGTCTACCGGGAGATTGAGCTGTATACCATCGCCAAGGAGATGCTGCTGGAAGCCGGATATGAGCAGTACAGCGTGATTGATTTCGCCAAGCCGGGCAAGACGGACCGCCACGCCACCCTATACTTCTCGGAGCAGGCGCATATGATCGGCATTGGCGCGGCTGCTTTTGGCATCATTAACGGCTATATGTATATCAACAGCGGCAATCTGAATGAATATATGACCCGCGTGCAGGACGGGCTGCTCCCGGTCAATTGCGGGGAGAAGGCCGATGAGCGGGAGCTGGCGCACGGGGCCATGGCCAAGGGCCTGCGGATGCTGTCCGTTAACCGTGCCGGGTTCGTGAAGATGTTCGGGAAAGAGCCGGAGGAGCTGTTCCCGGAGACGATCGAACGTCTGGTGCAGGACGGGCTGCTGATTCAGGATGCGGAAGGGATTCGGCTGACGGAGGACGGTATTATATGGGGCAACAATGTGAGCAAGCAATTTTTCTCCGCCAAATATGCGGATTATGGGCTTCAACACCGGATGAAGCTGGCCAAGGGACGCCCGGTGCAATCGGTACAATCGGTACAATCATAA
- a CDS encoding cupin domain-containing protein: MNQVKVNTVVHMEEVPVVHARGGQMRVLASPVTVGSTQLIMGHVLLQPGEEIKEHLHDYGEENVFVIRGRGTAVIEDIPHAIRENSLFIARKGERHRVVNEGPGEMELVFATAPLAPRPEIGHREV; encoded by the coding sequence ATGAATCAGGTGAAAGTGAATACAGTGGTCCATATGGAGGAGGTGCCGGTGGTTCATGCCAGAGGCGGGCAGATGCGTGTGCTGGCGAGTCCGGTGACTGTCGGGTCCACCCAGCTGATCATGGGCCATGTTCTGCTTCAGCCGGGAGAAGAGATCAAGGAGCATCTTCATGATTACGGCGAAGAGAATGTCTTCGTGATCCGGGGCCGGGGAACGGCGGTCATCGAGGATATTCCGCATGCCATCCGGGAGAACAGCCTGTTCATTGCGCGGAAGGGTGAGCGGCACCGGGTCGTCAATGAGGGTCCGGGCGAGATGGAACTGGTCTTCGCCACGGCGCCGCTGGCCCCGAGGCCGGAGATTGGGCACAGAGAGGTCTAG
- a CDS encoding phosphopantetheine-binding protein, with protein MVFEKVKAIIEDIGIEEEITESSRLYDDLALDSTELALVSTALSKAFGIFIESRVLKTYSVAQVMEAVALKA; from the coding sequence ATGGTATTCGAGAAGGTAAAAGCGATCATTGAGGATATTGGCATTGAGGAAGAAATTACGGAATCATCGCGGCTCTATGACGATCTGGCGTTGGATTCTACAGAGCTGGCGCTGGTCTCTACAGCACTATCCAAGGCTTTCGGCATCTTCATTGAGAGCCGGGTGCTCAAGACTTATTCTGTAGCGCAAGTGATGGAAGCCGTTGCCTTGAAGGCATGA
- a CDS encoding MFS transporter: MSNNKIFTLLAINILLVFSIMVSIFPIAPLISSDLGMTSGEIGTIAGIASLVMTFLSIPSGVFADRYGRKKIIIASMALSAVAVFMVAASHGVLLFTAGWLLFGFARGFVSTPIFAVVMDVCKPEERGRAMGIVSGAIGAGSVLGYVLSGLLSNYFGWHTSFAVLASLLLLSTLVTTVLLRETGVKNTSRSIGQAFKSSFKWLGVREILLAGIVGTLCFMVGVFTTFLVPFAAKEQDISLVLLSLLFIPYEAVASFGAVFIGWISDKVGRHAPLIWAQSICVGALVLLYALDFNPWLLTFGYALIGLTEGPIITLVNTIITDKVIKINPMEMGAALGTFRTLQGVGIALGSTLGGFFYSRIGTHPSYLVAAGLMVLTILISLSLGKKEKAGVTEYKSAG, translated from the coding sequence ATGAGCAACAACAAAATATTCACACTACTCGCCATCAACATTCTGCTTGTATTCTCTATTATGGTCAGCATCTTCCCAATCGCACCCCTGATCAGCAGTGATCTCGGCATGACCTCCGGCGAGATTGGAACCATAGCGGGTATTGCCTCGCTGGTGATGACCTTTCTGTCCATTCCGTCTGGTGTCTTCGCAGACAGGTACGGGCGGAAGAAGATTATTATCGCCTCCATGGCATTATCGGCAGTGGCTGTATTTATGGTGGCTGCATCCCACGGAGTGCTGCTGTTCACGGCTGGATGGCTGCTGTTCGGCTTCGCCAGAGGGTTCGTGTCCACGCCGATCTTCGCGGTGGTGATGGATGTGTGCAAGCCCGAGGAGCGGGGCCGGGCGATGGGTATTGTGTCCGGGGCGATTGGCGCCGGTTCGGTGCTGGGGTATGTGCTTAGCGGGCTGCTGAGTAATTATTTCGGCTGGCATACCTCCTTCGCGGTGCTGGCTTCACTGCTGCTGCTGTCTACGCTAGTTACCACAGTGCTGCTGCGGGAGACCGGAGTCAAGAATACAAGCCGGAGCATCGGGCAAGCCTTCAAAAGCTCCTTCAAATGGCTGGGCGTCCGCGAAATTCTGCTGGCAGGCATTGTGGGAACCCTGTGCTTCATGGTAGGTGTCTTCACTACCTTCCTGGTGCCGTTTGCGGCTAAGGAACAGGATATCTCGCTGGTGCTGCTCAGCCTGCTGTTCATTCCGTATGAAGCAGTAGCCTCGTTCGGGGCGGTCTTCATCGGCTGGATCTCGGATAAGGTAGGCAGACATGCGCCCCTGATCTGGGCCCAATCGATCTGCGTGGGAGCGCTCGTGCTGCTGTATGCGCTGGACTTCAACCCCTGGCTGCTGACCTTCGGCTATGCGCTGATCGGGCTTACGGAAGGGCCGATTATTACCCTGGTCAACACGATTATTACGGATAAGGTAATCAAGATTAATCCGATGGAAATGGGTGCGGCCTTAGGAACCTTCCGGACCCTTCAGGGAGTCGGGATTGCATTGGGGTCTACGCTGGGCGGATTCTTCTACAGCCGGATCGGAACGCATCCCAGCTATCTGGTGGCCGCCGGACTCATGGTGCTGACAATTCTGATCTCGCTGAGTCTGGGCAAAAAGGAAAAAGCAGGTGTCACCGAATATAAATCTGCGGGATAA
- the hemW gene encoding radical SAM family heme chaperone HemW, whose translation MSVKTTAYERFYNVYPHRDPICVSHYPNPVTEVAPADIYGTMGLGGQPPADNVGAVYVHVPFCASVCIFCPFNKMAYQEKQVEQYMEAVKAEIGIYASSPYGSQSTISAVTFGGGTPSALSAERMVEMLKSVQASYRVTPDAQISFEGSPATLTLEKMQAIRAQGANRISIGIQTFNDKMGHHLRMSHDSRRAFEVLEEAKEAGFENIGIDLMYNLPEQTMEEWLEDVRTAVRLGIDHITVFSLCVVPFTALFKMIKEGKIPPTGSVELEVDMYLEAKRLLQEEGYVQYSVWDFAKPGFEDRHVLLYYTQQKDLFAHGPAAFGYVNKLMYINQGDIQEYSDRLQQQFLSVFIASQADDLEAMHGMMAKGLRMLSVKRKDFAGMFGYQPEEVFGQTIDDLVAKGLLETDEHEIRLSDRGIVWGNNVCKEFFSEANQQTFESRVKLARGQKPAEAAGEELKG comes from the coding sequence ATGTCGGTTAAGACCACGGCCTACGAACGCTTCTACAACGTCTATCCTCATAGAGATCCAATCTGTGTGTCTCACTATCCGAACCCTGTGACCGAGGTTGCCCCCGCTGATATTTATGGAACGATGGGCCTTGGCGGCCAGCCTCCGGCGGATAATGTGGGCGCAGTCTATGTGCATGTTCCCTTCTGCGCTTCGGTCTGCATCTTCTGTCCTTTCAATAAGATGGCCTATCAGGAAAAGCAGGTCGAGCAGTACATGGAGGCCGTCAAGGCCGAAATCGGCATCTACGCCTCTTCCCCGTATGGTTCGCAGTCCACGATCAGTGCGGTGACGTTCGGGGGCGGTACGCCTTCGGCTCTGTCGGCTGAACGGATGGTCGAGATGCTGAAGAGCGTCCAGGCGAGTTACCGGGTGACGCCGGATGCGCAGATCTCTTTTGAAGGCAGCCCGGCAACCTTGACACTGGAGAAAATGCAGGCTATCCGCGCCCAGGGGGCGAACCGGATCAGCATCGGCATCCAGACCTTCAACGATAAGATGGGGCATCATCTGCGGATGAGCCATGATTCCCGGCGGGCCTTCGAGGTGCTGGAGGAAGCGAAGGAAGCGGGCTTCGAGAATATCGGCATTGATCTGATGTACAACCTGCCTGAGCAGACGATGGAGGAATGGCTGGAGGATGTCCGCACAGCGGTGCGGCTCGGCATCGACCATATCACGGTATTTTCACTGTGTGTAGTACCTTTTACTGCCCTGTTCAAAATGATCAAGGAAGGCAAGATTCCGCCTACCGGCAGTGTCGAGCTGGAAGTGGATATGTATCTGGAAGCCAAGCGGCTGCTCCAGGAAGAAGGCTATGTCCAGTACAGCGTATGGGATTTCGCCAAGCCGGGCTTCGAGGACCGGCATGTTCTCTTGTACTATACCCAGCAGAAGGATCTGTTCGCACACGGTCCGGCGGCCTTCGGGTACGTCAACAAGCTGATGTATATCAACCAGGGGGATATCCAGGAGTACAGCGACCGGCTCCAGCAGCAGTTCCTGTCCGTCTTCATTGCCAGTCAGGCTGATGATTTGGAAGCGATGCACGGGATGATGGCCAAGGGTCTGCGGATGCTGTCGGTGAAGCGGAAGGATTTCGCCGGAATGTTCGGATATCAGCCGGAAGAGGTCTTCGGTCAGACGATCGATGATCTGGTAGCCAAAGGCCTGCTGGAAACGGATGAGCATGAGATCCGCCTGTCGGACAGAGGGATTGTCTGGGGCAACAACGTCTGCAAGGAATTCTTCTCGGAAGCGAACCAGCAGACCTTCGAGAGCCGTGTGAAGCTGGCACGCGGACAAAAGCCGGCTGAGGCTGCCGGAGAGGAGCTGAAGGGATGA
- a CDS encoding cyclase family protein: MTVQFIDLSVPMEQNPGELAPYGFEQTGHQEGADRFARQFDGSRKDFPGEEFLNMEMITASTHTGTHFDAPLHFGSTSEGEPAASIDEVPLEWCFGDGVVLDFTHKQAGESIGQQDIEQALERIGYTLKPLDIVLIRTGADRHWGTPRYLTDYPGMSREATAFLTGQGIRLMGIDSYGFDRPFKHMISDYKRTGDNAYLFPAHFWGREQTYCHMERLANLDRIPVAYGFKIACFPIKIRQAGAAWVRAVAIIE; the protein is encoded by the coding sequence ATGACAGTTCAGTTCATTGATTTAAGTGTGCCGATGGAGCAGAATCCGGGCGAGCTGGCCCCGTACGGGTTCGAGCAGACCGGACATCAGGAGGGGGCAGACCGCTTTGCCCGCCAATTCGACGGGAGCCGGAAGGACTTTCCGGGCGAAGAGTTCCTGAACATGGAGATGATCACCGCGTCCACGCATACCGGGACCCACTTCGATGCCCCCCTGCACTTCGGCTCCACGAGCGAGGGAGAACCGGCAGCGTCCATTGACGAGGTCCCGCTGGAATGGTGCTTTGGCGACGGGGTGGTACTGGATTTCACCCATAAGCAAGCAGGAGAATCCATCGGGCAACAGGATATTGAACAGGCGCTTGAGCGGATCGGGTATACACTGAAGCCGCTGGATATTGTGCTGATCCGTACAGGTGCGGACCGGCACTGGGGAACCCCCCGGTATCTCACGGATTATCCGGGCATGAGCAGGGAGGCTACAGCATTCCTGACCGGGCAAGGCATCCGGCTGATGGGCATCGACAGCTACGGGTTCGACCGTCCGTTCAAGCATATGATCAGCGATTATAAGCGGACCGGGGATAACGCCTATCTGTTCCCCGCCCATTTCTGGGGACGGGAACAGACCTATTGCCACATGGAACGGCTGGCGAATCTGGACCGGATTCCGGTGGCGTACGGGTTCAAGATCGCTTGTTTTCCGATCAAGATCAGGCAGGCCGGTGCGGCCTGGGTACGGGCAGTAGCCATTATTGAGTAG